Genomic window (Sulfurovum sp. NBC37-1):
AACATTGCCATTCAGGCAGCGGAAAATGCGATCGCGGCGGCAAAAGGTATTGCCTATCCGAATGCACTGAACCTTCCTATCAAGGAGAACGAACTTCCTGACTTTGTCCGCCCGTACCTTGAATTGATCCAGAAAATGGGGCATCTCTCTTCACAGGTGACAAAATCTGCAGTCAAGTCTATCAAAGTGACTGCTAAAGGCCCGGTATCGGATTATCTTGCCTCTATGCAGACATTCGCTACCGTAGGTGTACTGACAGAATCGCTTGCAGATCAGGTGAACTATGTCAATGCCGAATTTGTTGCCAAAGAGCGTGGCATCGAACTTGCCAATGAAGTGCTGCCTAACACCAGTGGTTTCACGAATAAAGTTAAGATCAAGCTTACTACGGCTGATAGTACGATCACGATCGCGGGAACCGTTTTTGACGATACTGTACAGCGCATCATCGAGATCGATGACTATATTTTGGATGTTGAGCCCAAGGGGACGATGATCTTCTTTAGAAATACGGACACTCCAGGTGTGATCGGCGACGTAGGTCGAATTCTTGCAGAAAATGGTCTGAACATTTCAGACTTCAGACTGGGACGCGACAAGAAACAGCAGGCACTTGCTGTGGTCCGTGTTGATGGTCAGGTCTCCAAAGAGGTACTTGATGCCCTTTCTGCACTTAAGGCTTGCATCAGCGTAAGTCACGCAACGCTTTAACCCAAACTACAGGCTCTTGTCTGTAGTTTGTCGACTTAATTTTTTACTCATTTTTTACTTTAACTCTTTATTCATATTCTATTCAAACAAATTGATGAAAAACATATTTATTCTTCATTATTTTAAATTAATTTTGATATAATTCGCGCGAATACTGCAAAAAAAGCACAATAATGCTACATCTTGTGCTATAATAAACGATTATATTGAGGAGATACAATGATGATGAAAAGAGTGATACTTTTATTATCTCTTTCTTTACCGCTTATTGCGGGAGTAAAGAACCTGCCACTTCGCCAGGCATTGGATATGGTGAAGCATGATAACCTGGAAGTAAAGGTCGCACGTTTCAATGAACAGATGCAGGCTATGGAAGTGAAGGTGGCCGAGGGGATGAACTACGGTTCTCTTGATATCAGTCTGTCAGGGATGCGCTCGAACGATGCTTTGAATGTTTTTGGTTTTAAACTGATGAGCAGGGAAGCAACATTTGGAGATTTTGGTTTCAGTGAATTTTTGGGACCATTGGGAAATGCACTGACAGCTGCGAACAGTGGAATGCTTCCTCCCGGTTTCTCTCAGAACTTGAATGGATTGCTTGCTGTTCAGCCGAATGACCTGAACTACCCTGCTGCCCGAAACAACTATCAGACAAAACTCTCCTATATGCTGCCCATCTATACCGGCGGTAAACTGACAGAATATAAACACATCATGGAATCGATGTACCGTATGAGCAAGTACGATACGCAAAAACTCCTGAACGTGAAGATTTACGAAGTGAAAAAAGCGTTCTACGATATTTCACTGGTCGAACGCTATATCGCCAACCTCTCCAAGATCAGGAAGAACATCAATACACTCGAAGATGTGATCCAGAATATGCAGAAGGAAGGCTATGCCAAAGAGATGGACCTGCTTGAAGTGCAGGCAAGAAAGGCCGAGGCTGACAGTATGTACAACCAGGCAAAGCTCAACAGAGACCTTGCCTACCAGTTCCTCTCTTTCCTGCTCAATAGAGACGTAAGCTCCATTCACAAGGTCAGTGCGAAAGCACCTATGCCACGCGTAGATCGGCATATACTCGAGGCGAACAACATTGACATTCAGAAAGCCAAACTGGGGCTGCAGATCTCCGAAATGGCCGTGAAAGTGGAAGAGTCGAGTTTCCTGCCGACCGTAGGCGGCTTCGCGGAGTACGGCTCTGCGGACAATACGCTCTTCAATGACTTTACAGGAAAAGACTCCTATACCTTCGGTGTTCAGGCAAAATGGAATATCTTCAACGGCGGGCAGGATGATGCCAGGCTTGAAAAAGCGAAGCTCAAGCGTCTGCAGGTACGTGACCAGGTTGAACTGGCCAAAAAAGGGATCGTGCTTCAGGCCAAAAAACTCAAAACGGAGATCCTGAGTGCCGATGCGGATATCAGAAGCTACACAAAGCAGCTGCAGTTCGCCAAAAGGGTGTATGAAAACTACAGGACACGTTACGAAGAGGGACTTGCTTCCATTACGGACGTGCTGATCCAGCAGTCAAAACAGCTCGAATCGCTGTTGAAGCTTCTGACCGTCGTCAACAAAAGAAATACCAAAATATTCGAACTTGAAAGTATCATAAACATAGGAGGGGATGTATGAGAAAGATCGTTACATTAATAGCAGTGTTCCTGCTGTCCACATTGAACGCAGTGGAGATAGACCTGAGCGGTTCAGTCGTATCTGATAACCAGAAGATGATGACCAGTCGTTATATGGGTTATATCAAGAACATGGCGGTATCGGAAGGAGATATCGTTAAAAAAGGACAATTGCTTTATGAGATTGACTCCAAAGAGATCGAAGCGGCGGAAAGACAGGTTGACCTTGCGATATCACAGGCAAGACTGGCATTGCAGATGAACAAGAACCAATACAACAATGTTATACTCAACCTGGCGAGACACAAAAGACTTTATGAAAAGAAAATGGTTTCCAAATATGAGTTGGAAACCCTTGAACTGGCAGAAAAGAACCTCAAGGATATGGTAGAGATATCACAGGAGCAGGTCAACCAGGCTCTGGCAAAAAAAGAAGAGGTACTTAACCAGTACAACTATCTGAGGATTACCGCCCCCAATGATGGGGTCATTGTTGCCAAGCGTATCAATGAAGGTGAGATGGCCATTCCCGGAATGCCGGCAGTGGTTCTGACAGACCTGAGTCGTCTCAAGATCGTGGCAGAGATCTCAGAGACACAGTTGCCCTTCATTCACTTGGGTAAAGAAGTAGAGGTGGAGGTACCTTCTTTGAACTTGAAAACGAAGGGAAAGATCTCATCGATCATCCCCAACTCCAATCCTATGACACACAAGTTCAAAATCAAGATAGAGTTTGACCATAAAGGCAAGTCGGTTTATCCCGGCATGTATGCCAAAATCATTATCAGGTAAAGTAATATGGCTGAAAAAAATGAATATCAGGTAACGGACTATGCCGGGAAGCTGGCAAAAGGATTTTTACGTAATCCTTTGACCGCGGTACTGGGTGTATTTTTGCTCCTTATGGGATATTTGGCACTCAATATCATGCCAAGAGAAGAAGATCCGCAGATCGCAATTTCCGGTGGTGCGGTTGTTGTAGCGATGCCCGGAGCGACACCTCGTGAGATCGAGAATATCATCATCAACCCCCTGGAGCGTAAACTGCGTGAGGTCAAAGGTATTGAGCATATTTACGGACAGGCATTTAACAACTATGGGGTCGTCAGTGTGATGTACTATATCGGTGAGAACCGTGAAGATTCGAACCTAAAACTCTATGACAAGGTCATGCAGAACATGGACCTGATGCCAAAAGGGGTCATGCAGCCTTTGATCAAACCGTTTGATATCGATATCGATATTCCTATTGTCACTGTGGCATTCTACCCCAAAAAAGGGAGTAATGTTGATGATGTCAAACTCTTTGAAATGGTGAGAAAAATACAGCAGAAGATCAATGCAGTGGATAATGTGGCTAAAACAACCCTGAAGGGTGCTAGAAGGGCGCAATACAACATTGAGGTCGATATGAGCAAACTCTCCGCCTATCACCTCTCGATGGGGCAGATCATGAAGGCGGTACAGTCCGTTGCGGTGGATGTTCCCGATGTCAAAGGACGTACTAAAAATAATGAGCTGGTGATCTTTGGTGTCAAAAATGCCATAGAGAGTGTCCAGGATGTCGGTTCCGTTATCGTGGCGCAGTACATGGGGTCGCCGATCTATCTCAGAGACGTTGCCAAAGTGACCGAAGGTATGGACATACAGAATTTTAAAACAGCGACAGTGCGTTTTAAGGAAGATGCCAATGCGACCAAACTCGGCGAAGAGAGAAACCAGGTGACGCTCACCGTGGCGAAACTTGCCGGGACCAATGCGGTCTTCGTTGCCGAAGATGTACTCGAAGTCCTGAAGGAACATGAGAAGGAATTCGCGAAAGAGGGGATAGGTTACATTATTACACGAAATTACGGTGAACGTGCGAATGAGGCGGTCAACGAGTTGATGAATCACTTGATCATCACCATTGTCATCATCGCTTTGATGCTGGTATTTGCTTTGGGATGGAAAGAATCTCTGATCGTTACCTTTACCGTACCGGCCATTTTGGCTATCACACTTTTCGTAGCCTATCTCTCCGGACAGACGATCAACAGGATCACCCTCTTTGCCTTCCTGCTCTCGCTGGGACTGCTGGTAGATGCAGCGATCATCGTGATTGAAAATATCCACAGACACCTGCATGCGCATGATGTCGATGAGAAAGAGATGGATCAATTGTTGATCGAAGCGACTGATGAGATCGGTGCACCTACGAACGTTGCAACACTTGCGATCATTCTGACGATGGTACCGATGGCATTTGTCGGGGGTATGATGGGATCGTTTATGAAGCCTATCCCGTATAATGTACCGGTGGCATTGATTGCTTCACTTTTTGTGGCGTATATCTTTACACCGTATTTGAGTTTGAAGTTGTTGAAAAAACCGGTGCATAAGCATCATCACCATAAAAAAAAGCATAAAGACAGCAAGGAGGTCAAGTAATGAAAGGTTTGGAAAAATTCATTTACGGCATCCTTAGCAGTAAAAGCAAGAAGATGCTGGTCATTGTATTGACAGCAGCGGCTTTCTTCCTCTCTTTGATGATGTTTCCCACCAAAATGGTACTGGCCAAAATGCTTCCCGGGAAAAGTGACAATACCTTCTCTGTCTATGTAGATACACCGACGGGATCTTCCATAGAGCAGACAGACAAGGTCAACCAGTGTGTCATCGATATACTTAAAGATGAAAAAGAGATCATGAACCTTGAGCTCTTCCGTGGGCAGGGTATACCCCTTGATTATGCGGGACTTGTCAAAGGTGCAGCGATGAAAAGTACGGAGAATGTTTCAGAAATTTCTGTCAATCTTACGGACAAACATACGAGAGCAGAACCCTCTTTTCTCATGACACAAAGACTCAGACCCATCGTTAAAAAGAAATGTCTGCCTCTGGTCAAAGGAACCAACATCAAATTCGTTGAACAGCCTGCTGGACCTCCGACACTGGCTTCTATTGTACTTGAAGTGCATGGTGAGAACCTGAAGAAAGTACGTGACATTTCTGTACGTGTTGCAAATATTTTTGCAAAAACCGAAGGTCTTGTCGATATCGACGTAATGATGGACGATATTTTTGACAAATTTGAACTGATCCCAGACAAAGAAAAGGTAGCCAGAAGTGGATTGAGCGTTGAACAGGTAAACAACATTCTTTATCTGGCATTCGAGGGGATGGTCATAGCACACAAGAACTCAAAAGACGTGCCTGACCAGATACCGATATTCCTCATATTGCAAAAAGAGAGTAAAATACTGAACGGACGTAATGAAAATGAATTACGAAGCAAACTCTCCTCTTTGAACCTGATGAACATGAAAGGGATGATGGTACCACTCAGTGAAGTGGTGACGATCAGGAAGGTAAAATCGAGTCCGATGATCATGCACAAGGACCTTTCACGTATGGTCAATGTCATTGCCGAAACGGATATGGTCTCACAGGTCTATCCGCTGCTTGATGCAAGAGAACAGATGATAGAAGCATTCTCCAAAGATTATGAAATCGAGAAGGCCGGATTTACGACCTATATGTTCGATCTTTACCTGACGGATAAAAAGACCGGAGAAAAGTTCCTGCTTCGCTGGGACGGTGAGATGAAAGTGACACTTGACACCTTCAGGGACCTTGGTGGTGCCTTTATCGCTGCACTGGTATTGATATTCCTGCTGCTGGTGATCTATTATAAGAGCTTTGCCATTTCCGGGATCATTCTGCTGGGATCATTCCTCTCTTTGATCGGGGTGATCGTTGGGCACTGGGTAGCTAACTTCTTTACAAGTGAGACCTTTTTCCTGACAGCGACCTCACTGATCGGCTTTATCGCCCTGATGGGTATCAGTTCGAGGAACTCACTGCTTCTGATCGACTTTGCCAAGTCGCTGATGGAATATCATGGTATGGACAAGAAAGAGGCAATTGCCACTGCAACGGCGACCAGGGCGAAACCAATCGCACTGACCGCTGTTGCGATTATCCTTGGTTCAGCACTGCTTGCTTCCGACCCTGTCTTTGGCGGTCTGGGTGTCGCACTGATCTCCGGTACGGTAGCGGCGGTCTTTGTATCGCTGATTTTCGTACCGGTACTGATGCACAATTCAAAAGCGATGGATTTCCATCTTGATGAAGACGGTAAACGCAAAGACAGTATTTCTATTACAAAATAACAAACCTTCTTTCTGTGCCGCGGAGAGTGTTTTTACTCACTCTCCGGTGCTGTCCATTACCCTTTTACCAACTCTTTGCTATAATCTCTCAATTTATTTTTAAGGATATATCATGGCAACAATCGGAATGGGTGACATCAAAAAAGGCGTAAGACTTGAACTAGACGGCAACCCGTATAAAGTAACTGAATTCCAACACGTTAAACCGGGTAAAGGCGCGGCGTTCGTACGTGTTAAGATCAAGAACCTCAAAACAGGTAAAGTGATCGAAAAAACTGTACATGCGGGTGATAAATTCGAAGTGCCTGAACTCGAACAGAAGACAATGCAGTATCTTTACGATGATGGTGAGATGCTTCAGTTTATGGATACGACCACGTTTGACCAGATCGGTTTGACACATGAGCAGGTAGGTAAAGAGACATTTGATTTTATGATAGACGGTATGGAAGCGGATATACTGTTCCATAACGGTGAAGCGATTTCTGTCGAGATCCCTCAGACAGTGGTACTCAAGATTGTTGAAACACCGCCTAACTTCAAAGGTGACTCACAGGGTGGCAAGAAGCCTGCTACACTCGAGAGCGGTGCAGTGGTTCAGGTACCATTTCACGTACTGGAAGGTGAGATGATTAAAGTAGATACGGTCGAAGGCAAGTACCTCGAAAAGGCTAAGTAAAATATTTTATTTTAACAAGACTGCTATGATATAATAAAGTATATTTTGATGTGGGCAAGGAGGATGGACTTTATTAGGGCAGGATTTACAGAACCACTTGTCTGTTATCTTTTTTTACAAAAGTTATTATTATGGATATATTAAATAATTTTTTACATAGTGGTTATACTTTTTCCGATGAAGAATATGAGTTAAAATCAAAATTTTCTTTATTGAATAGTGCAATAGCTGTTATTTTAATCTTTATATCTTTTTTAACTATATCCATGATTGTTAAGGAAGAAACCTTTTTTGCATCTTTTCTTTGCGTTTATATTTTTCTAAGTATAGGTCTAGTTTATCTTCTAAGAAAATCAAAAGATAACTATCAAATAGTAATTCCAGTATTTACAATAATCAGTCTCATCCTCTTATTGACAGCAATAAGTATATTTCCAAATGAACATGAACGTGTAGCATGGTTTTTAGTTATTATTATTTTTTCATTTTTCCTTGGTGGTAGACAGTTAGGTGTCGCCATGACACTAATGAGTATTGTTGGTATTATCAGTATTGACTATTTTGTAGATATGGGATTAAGTTTTTATTCTCTTATGTTAATAATAGTCATTATTTTAATTGGCTCTGTACTTGTTGATTTATATGAAAAAAGAGATAAAACAGCAAAAAAAAGATTATACAAGCTGAATAATAGTTTGGAGCTAAGAATAAAAGAGGAGATAGAAAAACGTATCTTGATCTATGAAAAAAGCAATCTTGACTTGAAAGAGAGTTCGAAAAAACTTAAACAACAAAAAGATGCATATAAAAAACTTGCGTATTATGATATTCTTACCAAATTGCCAAATCGTGTTTTATTTTATGATAGATTAAAGCATTCTATTGATAAAAGTAAACGAAACAATACTAAACTGGCAGTATTGTTTCTGGATCTTGACAACTTTAAGGAAATTAATGATTCTTTGGGACACCACGTTGGTGACAATGTATTAAAGATACTTGCAACGAGACTACAAAAAAGGCTTCGAAAATCAGATACTTTGGCAAGACTCGGCGGAGATGAATTTACCTTGCTTTTAGAAGACTTGGAAGATCTCTCCAATATTGGTGAGATTTCTCAAAGTCTTATTCAGGTTATTTCAAAACCTATAAAGATAAAAGAACATACACTCTATGTAACAGTAAGTTTGGGTATTAGTATCTATCCCGATGATGGGCAAGATACGGAAAGCCTTTTAAAATGCGCTGATGCAGCTATGTACAGTGCCAAGAATGAGGGATGTAATTTATTTCATTTTTATAAACAAGAGATGACAGTAAAAGCGCTTGAGAGAATTACCTTCGAGACAAGCATACGACATGCACTTGACAATGACGAATTCATAGTTTACTATCAACCATTAATTGATATTAGAACAAATCAATTGATTGGACTGGAGGCATTGTTAAGATGGCAACATTCTGAAAAAGGATTATTGTCCCCAGATAAATTTATTCATATTGCAGAGACAAGTTCTATTATTATTCAAATTGGAGAAAGAGTCTTGGAAGATGTTGCTGCGCAATTAGAAATATGGCATGAAAAGGGATTTAATCCAGAACGCATTGCGGTTAACCTTTCTGTTAAACAGTTGCGTCACCATGGCTTAATATCAATCATTTCAGATATTTTAGAAAAAACAAAATTCAGACCTAAGTGGTTGGAACTGGAAATTACAGAAAGTTATACAATGCAAAAACCTGTTCAGGCAATAAGACTTCTCAATCAGATTAAAGATCTTGGAGTCGATCTCACTATTGATGACTTTGGTACAGGATATTCGTCTCTCTCTTATTTAAAAAAGATACCGGTAAATAAATTGAAAATAGATAGAGCATTTATAAAAGACATTACTGAAAATAAAGATGATAAAGCACTTGTAAGTGCTATTTTGTCTATGGCCAAGAGTATGAATCTTGACGTAGTTGCAGAAGGTGTTGAAACTGAAGAGCAGAGACAATGTCTAGAAGCACTTGGTTGTTATAAAATACAAGGATACCTTTTTTCAAAACCTATGTCCGTAAGCGATATAGAGAAAAAATATATTGAAAATAAATCATAAACAAGGAAAAAATATGGATAAAGAGTTTCATAGATTATTGCGAGACAGGGGTGAAATTACCGTACGATATGATCCTGAAACAGAAGCAATATGGGGGTATTCAAACCCAAGTTTAAGACCATGTTATAATATGGAACTATTGAATGAATTTAGACAACTTCAACTGGATATTATAGATTACTTTAAGTATTGTGATATGAAACCAGTAACACCGATAAAATATTTTGTTCATGCTTCACAAATACCCGGAATATATAATTATGGTGGTGATCTAAACCTGTTTTCCGAGTTGATTCAAAAGAAAGATGCTGATAGACTTTTTGAATATGCCAAAGTCTGTATAGATATTGTTTATATGAATGCAGTTAATTTACATCTCCCAATTACAACAATAGCACTTGTTGAAGGTAATGCTCTTGGTGGTGGTTTTGAAGGAGCTATCTCTCATAGTATTACTATTGTGGAAGAGCAAAGTCAGATGGGTCTTCCTGAGATTAGATTTAATCTTATTCCCGGAATGGGTGCTTATAGCTTTTTAGCCAGATCGGTCGGTATTAAACTGGCGGAAGAAATTATTGCCAGCGGAAAAGTATATGATGCTGCAACATTGCATGAAATGGGGGTGATTACCCAAGTAGTAAAAAGAGGAGAAGGTGAAAAAGCGGTTAATCAATATATGAAAAGAAATAGTCGTCTGTTTAATGGTATGCAGGCGTTACAGGCAGCCAGACAACGGTATGCTCCACTTGACTATGAAGAGTTAATAGATATTACTAAAATCTGGGTTGATGCAGCACTTAGGCTGGAACCAAAGGATTTAAAAATGATGAAAAAACTGGTAGATGCACAAAATCAAAAAAACATTGATATGAACTATAAACTCAGAACAAAGCAAGATCGTAGATTTGAGAAAGGTGGTTCTGATTTTCCGTATACTGATAGTGATGGCAATATAGTACTTCATGATCGAAGATCTCATAAAGATCCTCGTTCACATTAATCCAAGTATAGGATAATCTTTTTTCCTATA
Coding sequences:
- a CDS encoding TolC family protein, which gives rise to MMMKRVILLLSLSLPLIAGVKNLPLRQALDMVKHDNLEVKVARFNEQMQAMEVKVAEGMNYGSLDISLSGMRSNDALNVFGFKLMSREATFGDFGFSEFLGPLGNALTAANSGMLPPGFSQNLNGLLAVQPNDLNYPAARNNYQTKLSYMLPIYTGGKLTEYKHIMESMYRMSKYDTQKLLNVKIYEVKKAFYDISLVERYIANLSKIRKNINTLEDVIQNMQKEGYAKEMDLLEVQARKAEADSMYNQAKLNRDLAYQFLSFLLNRDVSSIHKVSAKAPMPRVDRHILEANNIDIQKAKLGLQISEMAVKVEESSFLPTVGGFAEYGSADNTLFNDFTGKDSYTFGVQAKWNIFNGGQDDARLEKAKLKRLQVRDQVELAKKGIVLQAKKLKTEILSADADIRSYTKQLQFAKRVYENYRTRYEEGLASITDVLIQQSKQLESLLKLLTVVNKRNTKIFELESIINIGGDV
- a CDS encoding efflux RND transporter periplasmic adaptor subunit, yielding MRKIVTLIAVFLLSTLNAVEIDLSGSVVSDNQKMMTSRYMGYIKNMAVSEGDIVKKGQLLYEIDSKEIEAAERQVDLAISQARLALQMNKNQYNNVILNLARHKRLYEKKMVSKYELETLELAEKNLKDMVEISQEQVNQALAKKEEVLNQYNYLRITAPNDGVIVAKRINEGEMAIPGMPAVVLTDLSRLKIVAEISETQLPFIHLGKEVEVEVPSLNLKTKGKISSIIPNSNPMTHKFKIKIEFDHKGKSVYPGMYAKIIIR
- a CDS encoding efflux RND transporter permease subunit, with protein sequence MAEKNEYQVTDYAGKLAKGFLRNPLTAVLGVFLLLMGYLALNIMPREEDPQIAISGGAVVVAMPGATPREIENIIINPLERKLREVKGIEHIYGQAFNNYGVVSVMYYIGENREDSNLKLYDKVMQNMDLMPKGVMQPLIKPFDIDIDIPIVTVAFYPKKGSNVDDVKLFEMVRKIQQKINAVDNVAKTTLKGARRAQYNIEVDMSKLSAYHLSMGQIMKAVQSVAVDVPDVKGRTKNNELVIFGVKNAIESVQDVGSVIVAQYMGSPIYLRDVAKVTEGMDIQNFKTATVRFKEDANATKLGEERNQVTLTVAKLAGTNAVFVAEDVLEVLKEHEKEFAKEGIGYIITRNYGERANEAVNELMNHLIITIVIIALMLVFALGWKESLIVTFTVPAILAITLFVAYLSGQTINRITLFAFLLSLGLLVDAAIIVIENIHRHLHAHDVDEKEMDQLLIEATDEIGAPTNVATLAIILTMVPMAFVGGMMGSFMKPIPYNVPVALIASLFVAYIFTPYLSLKLLKKPVHKHHHHKKKHKDSKEVK
- a CDS encoding efflux RND transporter permease subunit: MKGLEKFIYGILSSKSKKMLVIVLTAAAFFLSLMMFPTKMVLAKMLPGKSDNTFSVYVDTPTGSSIEQTDKVNQCVIDILKDEKEIMNLELFRGQGIPLDYAGLVKGAAMKSTENVSEISVNLTDKHTRAEPSFLMTQRLRPIVKKKCLPLVKGTNIKFVEQPAGPPTLASIVLEVHGENLKKVRDISVRVANIFAKTEGLVDIDVMMDDIFDKFELIPDKEKVARSGLSVEQVNNILYLAFEGMVIAHKNSKDVPDQIPIFLILQKESKILNGRNENELRSKLSSLNLMNMKGMMVPLSEVVTIRKVKSSPMIMHKDLSRMVNVIAETDMVSQVYPLLDAREQMIEAFSKDYEIEKAGFTTYMFDLYLTDKKTGEKFLLRWDGEMKVTLDTFRDLGGAFIAALVLIFLLLVIYYKSFAISGIILLGSFLSLIGVIVGHWVANFFTSETFFLTATSLIGFIALMGISSRNSLLLIDFAKSLMEYHGMDKKEAIATATATRAKPIALTAVAIILGSALLASDPVFGGLGVALISGTVAAVFVSLIFVPVLMHNSKAMDFHLDEDGKRKDSISITK
- the efp gene encoding elongation factor P; this encodes MATIGMGDIKKGVRLELDGNPYKVTEFQHVKPGKGAAFVRVKIKNLKTGKVIEKTVHAGDKFEVPELEQKTMQYLYDDGEMLQFMDTTTFDQIGLTHEQVGKETFDFMIDGMEADILFHNGEAISVEIPQTVVLKIVETPPNFKGDSQGGKKPATLESGAVVQVPFHVLEGEMIKVDTVEGKYLEKAK
- a CDS encoding putative bifunctional diguanylate cyclase/phosphodiesterase, which codes for MDILNNFLHSGYTFSDEEYELKSKFSLLNSAIAVILIFISFLTISMIVKEETFFASFLCVYIFLSIGLVYLLRKSKDNYQIVIPVFTIISLILLLTAISIFPNEHERVAWFLVIIIFSFFLGGRQLGVAMTLMSIVGIISIDYFVDMGLSFYSLMLIIVIILIGSVLVDLYEKRDKTAKKRLYKLNNSLELRIKEEIEKRILIYEKSNLDLKESSKKLKQQKDAYKKLAYYDILTKLPNRVLFYDRLKHSIDKSKRNNTKLAVLFLDLDNFKEINDSLGHHVGDNVLKILATRLQKRLRKSDTLARLGGDEFTLLLEDLEDLSNIGEISQSLIQVISKPIKIKEHTLYVTVSLGISIYPDDGQDTESLLKCADAAMYSAKNEGCNLFHFYKQEMTVKALERITFETSIRHALDNDEFIVYYQPLIDIRTNQLIGLEALLRWQHSEKGLLSPDKFIHIAETSSIIIQIGERVLEDVAAQLEIWHEKGFNPERIAVNLSVKQLRHHGLISIISDILEKTKFRPKWLELEITESYTMQKPVQAIRLLNQIKDLGVDLTIDDFGTGYSSLSYLKKIPVNKLKIDRAFIKDITENKDDKALVSAILSMAKSMNLDVVAEGVETEEQRQCLEALGCYKIQGYLFSKPMSVSDIEKKYIENKS
- a CDS encoding crotonase/enoyl-CoA hydratase family protein is translated as MDKEFHRLLRDRGEITVRYDPETEAIWGYSNPSLRPCYNMELLNEFRQLQLDIIDYFKYCDMKPVTPIKYFVHASQIPGIYNYGGDLNLFSELIQKKDADRLFEYAKVCIDIVYMNAVNLHLPITTIALVEGNALGGGFEGAISHSITIVEEQSQMGLPEIRFNLIPGMGAYSFLARSVGIKLAEEIIASGKVYDAATLHEMGVITQVVKRGEGEKAVNQYMKRNSRLFNGMQALQAARQRYAPLDYEELIDITKIWVDAALRLEPKDLKMMKKLVDAQNQKNIDMNYKLRTKQDRRFEKGGSDFPYTDSDGNIVLHDRRSHKDPRSH